Proteins encoded in a region of the Halostagnicola kamekurae genome:
- a CDS encoding DEAD/DEAH box helicase: MENPTHRATEAVSAYRNHFVGRTGPAARSIANRQERLLEDPDGLVNVRGPYLQALDVPNWSDESWRSFASRVGLNPLIRKTFDDLGFRRLYDFQERSIESIRDGHDTVVTAATGRGKTEAWLIPILDRILEKKRRGDGDGTTATLIYPTKALAQDQFKRLVQYLYRINEQWPTNQQITIGIYDGDTPTNMSANAQGYLESSFKYTECPGANEDLEKCRNCRQGVHVHNSGQSYELRPEKRQCTDDVPLDFIRLTKHSILTEGVDILLTNPDTINMKLVNVNAPDEHETFVYDPEFLVFDEVHTYDGLFGSYTATLTKRMRALREDRGCDDLQVIASSATVENDVELFQQISGATKVEHVDEQSRSLDAPSKASMPSAFTESTLAEEDLLSFARGKRTPPLLADIDFDIDAQAHDDDRLLELLGDHLFDAIANEGADTSPVVATFRVLHDELSSEPQTYEEFLKWIAGEFDLTETEAERVLDNFTILGTFSGLLENRTHLFSWPIDGFYACSACEAVYSAPQETCRNCSNGFVTRSTYCSRCDDEALVAWFCPSCEQLDPYIPIEEGERRTDEEHHCQRCLAARDEEVRSLRVTFQPTLECESCRERTTRSTRGSCSECATNLVHVGPDQYRCPNPGCESSVEYDPGCPDCGGDQRPVTGDGPVDCPGCGQSHEGAVPATCDCGRSLTQTRLLPWVCRKDSCDREYFGDPPDTCPCGSYTFARAGLFEVLADSYCESCETSTVGDPTCDCDGPVRTRETPFQAYQTVQPDGGVRAASSFSSVAPCTHQGLNYNTDRRYDELVRGPGNLAVTTSQYLLRRVADEEGHKAAKLLSFADSHRDMKEVNRDFSEPEAATLMDQTLVEVTRRHEPWIDAETVLDGAMELIEDLGNDLKPPQDVRGVAFDIAEELVDASRRHMDTEEAVRDRLRRRLYPHSYSGRYGEFGGALADDGLVDVRLDPVVRTELSAEEQGIVQELVKNGSGCSIEKIDPPATSTDVRAIVDDLDDRHVLEADDDYVEFDPSALEATLAGDSDDLYYRPSNGSYEQTIDAQFGGRSGDAVPSSVSIDALADSEHPRFTARAYRTTYSQPRMLVGQVYHGMTEKKERRELEYLFREGNQPHFLSTGPTMELGVDIGDLDALLLYGTPPNMNAYLQRIGRAGRDSGSSLVHSVSQRNPIDYYYYEQPADLMAADPQPVPLKEYNEEVLRVSLTWGVLDYVAANFVVPWEVERRGQYASVSGGGEFEHRQPSSDDDAAKLTHAMSARTKELGLQSRNSKLAALGTVVHDYDREIREHLERLLDHQYCAECNRKYDRDADRETCVDDNCSGDLHDALSEFEHLIDEAVERFDERFIDHYGEYRHELEDELENVQRRWRDLKRDRRRASSGEEARRISEERATLADRKEALRRRLDQIERMSYLDFLRESRQSRYAFNMRSVTNNVGVGLVDADEDGYWTRSIGEDDGRSMRMAISELHPGSAYLDGGDAYVVSQLSTDEFASSELRERVRRSQASGLAEEYVCPACGESHEDPGDACNCGSDVDLQRRRLVVPESVRAHRSDLLMSADGNPARTMYREQSNEIQNTYAERKTEVLEFNSAKCFDLTGEDGEQLGTVEYGSIDVLLHTDSFRAKYKSGEMDGETTPFMLCGDDDCPGVVYRDEDDQLHCSANADHGPAHDTGYELVRLGYEYQTDGIRVDLDDTAEAHTLVHGFRVALQYLGGVSIRELSEVVHGDGVVDLFDAQEGGAGVTGLLFESGDGRENFEQAISLLREHFQCDCDDGCPLCLYQYGCDTHNRGSSFDREGLFERLDQASTAVLATDGGTGIVRTKPNEDIQTDT; this comes from the coding sequence ATGGAGAATCCAACTCATCGCGCCACAGAGGCCGTTAGCGCTTACCGGAACCACTTCGTCGGCCGGACGGGCCCGGCTGCACGAAGCATTGCGAACCGTCAGGAGCGACTCCTCGAGGATCCCGACGGCCTGGTAAACGTTCGTGGGCCGTACCTCCAGGCGCTCGACGTGCCCAACTGGAGCGACGAGTCCTGGCGGTCGTTCGCTTCGCGAGTGGGACTGAATCCACTCATCAGGAAGACGTTCGACGATTTGGGGTTTCGGCGCCTGTACGACTTCCAAGAGCGGAGCATCGAATCGATCCGTGACGGCCACGACACCGTCGTCACGGCAGCCACAGGTCGAGGGAAGACTGAAGCATGGCTAATCCCGATCCTTGATCGCATCTTAGAGAAGAAGCGTCGCGGCGATGGGGATGGCACAACCGCGACGCTAATCTATCCAACGAAGGCACTGGCGCAGGATCAGTTCAAGCGATTAGTCCAGTATCTCTACCGAATTAATGAGCAGTGGCCGACGAACCAGCAGATCACGATTGGGATCTATGACGGCGATACGCCAACGAATATGAGCGCGAACGCCCAGGGGTATCTCGAGTCGTCATTCAAATACACCGAATGTCCCGGTGCGAATGAGGATCTCGAGAAGTGCCGAAACTGTCGTCAGGGCGTTCACGTCCACAACAGCGGGCAGTCTTACGAACTTCGCCCGGAGAAGCGTCAGTGCACGGATGACGTACCACTCGATTTTATCCGATTAACCAAGCACTCGATCCTTACTGAGGGCGTCGACATCCTGCTGACGAACCCAGATACGATCAACATGAAGCTCGTGAACGTCAACGCACCTGACGAACACGAGACCTTCGTGTACGATCCCGAGTTCCTCGTGTTCGACGAGGTACACACCTATGACGGGTTGTTCGGGAGCTATACCGCCACGCTAACCAAGCGAATGCGCGCCCTCCGCGAGGATCGCGGGTGCGACGACCTTCAGGTGATCGCCAGCAGTGCGACCGTAGAGAACGACGTCGAACTGTTCCAGCAGATCAGCGGCGCAACGAAAGTAGAACACGTCGACGAGCAGTCTCGTTCCCTTGACGCACCATCGAAGGCAAGCATGCCGTCGGCGTTCACGGAGTCGACGCTTGCGGAGGAGGATTTACTCTCGTTCGCACGCGGGAAGCGAACTCCACCGTTGCTGGCTGACATCGACTTCGACATCGACGCGCAAGCACACGATGACGACCGGTTACTCGAACTTCTGGGCGACCACCTTTTCGACGCCATCGCCAACGAGGGCGCGGACACGTCGCCTGTCGTTGCCACTTTCCGAGTACTGCACGACGAACTCTCCTCTGAACCCCAGACCTACGAGGAGTTTCTCAAGTGGATTGCAGGGGAGTTTGACTTGACCGAGACTGAGGCCGAACGGGTGCTGGATAATTTCACCATCCTCGGGACGTTCTCCGGTCTCCTTGAGAACCGAACGCACCTCTTCTCGTGGCCAATTGACGGCTTCTACGCCTGTTCCGCCTGTGAGGCGGTGTACTCCGCGCCACAGGAGACCTGTCGGAACTGTAGTAACGGTTTCGTCACTCGAAGCACGTACTGTAGCCGCTGCGACGACGAGGCGTTGGTCGCGTGGTTTTGTCCGTCGTGTGAGCAACTGGATCCCTACATCCCGATCGAGGAGGGTGAACGCCGTACCGACGAGGAACATCACTGTCAGCGCTGTCTGGCGGCCCGCGATGAGGAGGTACGCTCGCTTCGGGTTACCTTTCAACCGACACTCGAGTGTGAGTCCTGCAGGGAACGGACGACGCGGTCGACGAGGGGATCCTGCTCCGAGTGTGCGACCAATCTCGTCCATGTCGGACCGGACCAGTACCGATGTCCAAATCCCGGTTGCGAGTCGAGCGTCGAGTATGACCCCGGCTGTCCCGACTGCGGCGGAGACCAGCGACCGGTCACGGGCGACGGTCCCGTCGACTGTCCCGGCTGTGGGCAATCGCATGAAGGGGCCGTGCCGGCAACCTGCGATTGCGGACGATCTCTGACACAGACGCGGTTACTCCCCTGGGTGTGTCGGAAAGACTCCTGCGACCGAGAGTACTTCGGTGATCCACCTGACACCTGCCCTTGCGGGTCATACACGTTTGCACGCGCGGGACTGTTCGAAGTACTCGCCGACTCGTACTGTGAGTCCTGCGAAACCAGCACCGTGGGAGATCCGACCTGTGACTGCGACGGGCCTGTCAGGACGCGAGAGACACCCTTCCAGGCCTATCAGACGGTTCAGCCAGACGGAGGCGTGCGAGCGGCGAGTTCGTTCTCGAGTGTTGCGCCCTGCACGCACCAGGGGCTGAACTACAACACGGATCGCCGGTACGACGAACTCGTTCGAGGGCCGGGGAACCTCGCGGTGACGACCAGCCAGTATCTTCTCCGACGAGTCGCCGACGAAGAGGGGCACAAAGCGGCCAAACTCCTCTCGTTTGCGGACTCCCACCGCGACATGAAGGAAGTCAACCGTGACTTCTCAGAGCCCGAAGCGGCGACGCTGATGGACCAGACGTTGGTCGAGGTCACTCGTCGGCACGAACCATGGATCGACGCTGAGACCGTCCTTGACGGCGCGATGGAACTGATCGAAGACCTCGGCAACGACCTGAAACCGCCTCAGGACGTTCGCGGGGTAGCCTTCGATATTGCCGAGGAACTCGTCGATGCCTCAAGACGGCACATGGACACCGAGGAGGCGGTCCGGGATCGACTCCGGCGCCGGCTGTATCCCCACAGCTATAGCGGTCGGTACGGGGAGTTCGGAGGTGCCCTCGCTGACGACGGACTAGTCGATGTCCGCCTTGATCCGGTCGTTCGCACGGAACTCTCTGCCGAGGAGCAAGGGATTGTGCAGGAACTCGTCAAGAACGGCTCTGGATGTTCGATCGAAAAGATCGATCCACCGGCCACGTCAACGGACGTTCGTGCCATCGTGGACGACCTCGATGATCGGCACGTGCTCGAGGCGGACGACGACTACGTCGAGTTCGATCCGAGTGCACTAGAGGCGACGCTCGCGGGTGACAGCGATGACTTGTATTACAGGCCGTCGAACGGCAGCTACGAGCAGACCATCGACGCGCAGTTCGGTGGACGAAGCGGTGACGCCGTCCCCTCGAGTGTATCAATCGATGCACTGGCAGACTCGGAGCACCCCCGGTTCACCGCTCGCGCGTACCGGACGACATACTCGCAGCCCCGCATGCTCGTTGGACAGGTCTACCACGGGATGACCGAGAAGAAGGAACGGCGCGAACTCGAGTACCTCTTCCGCGAAGGGAACCAGCCCCACTTTCTCTCGACAGGGCCAACGATGGAACTCGGCGTCGATATTGGCGACCTCGACGCGCTATTGCTGTACGGCACGCCGCCGAATATGAACGCATATCTGCAGCGAATCGGTCGCGCCGGACGAGACTCCGGATCCTCGCTCGTGCATTCGGTCAGCCAGCGCAACCCCATCGACTACTACTACTACGAGCAACCAGCGGACCTGATGGCCGCTGATCCGCAACCGGTCCCGCTCAAGGAGTACAATGAGGAGGTGCTCCGAGTCTCGCTGACGTGGGGCGTACTCGATTACGTCGCCGCGAACTTCGTCGTCCCGTGGGAGGTTGAGCGGCGCGGCCAATACGCATCGGTCAGTGGCGGTGGCGAATTCGAGCATCGTCAGCCCTCGTCCGACGACGATGCCGCAAAACTGACCCATGCGATGTCGGCACGGACGAAGGAACTCGGGCTACAGTCTCGGAACTCGAAGCTAGCCGCGCTAGGGACGGTGGTCCACGACTATGACCGAGAGATCCGAGAGCATCTCGAGCGACTGTTGGATCACCAGTACTGTGCCGAGTGCAACCGCAAGTACGACCGCGACGCCGACCGCGAGACCTGCGTCGACGATAACTGCTCGGGCGACCTCCACGACGCGCTGTCGGAGTTCGAGCACTTGATCGACGAGGCAGTCGAGCGGTTCGACGAGCGGTTCATTGACCATTACGGTGAGTACCGTCACGAACTCGAGGACGAACTCGAGAACGTCCAGCGCCGCTGGAGGGACCTCAAACGTGATCGTCGCCGGGCGAGTTCCGGCGAGGAGGCACGACGCATATCGGAGGAGCGTGCCACGCTCGCCGACCGGAAAGAAGCGCTCAGACGACGACTGGACCAGATCGAACGCATGTCATATCTCGACTTTCTGCGCGAGTCGCGCCAGAGTCGCTACGCGTTCAACATGCGGAGCGTGACGAATAACGTTGGTGTCGGCCTCGTCGACGCGGATGAGGACGGCTACTGGACCCGTAGCATCGGCGAAGACGACGGGCGGTCGATGCGGATGGCGATCAGCGAACTTCACCCTGGATCAGCGTACCTCGACGGCGGCGACGCATACGTGGTCTCCCAACTCTCGACCGACGAGTTCGCGTCGTCAGAACTTCGCGAGCGCGTTCGACGCAGCCAGGCGAGTGGACTGGCTGAGGAGTACGTTTGCCCTGCCTGCGGAGAGAGTCATGAGGATCCTGGGGATGCCTGCAACTGCGGCAGCGACGTGGACCTCCAGCGGCGTCGGTTAGTCGTCCCCGAGTCGGTGCGGGCCCACCGGTCTGATCTCCTGATGTCGGCAGACGGCAATCCTGCACGGACAATGTATCGGGAGCAGTCAAACGAGATCCAGAACACCTACGCCGAGCGGAAGACTGAGGTCCTCGAGTTCAACTCGGCCAAATGCTTCGATCTAACGGGCGAAGACGGCGAGCAACTGGGCACTGTCGAGTACGGAAGCATCGACGTATTACTCCACACGGATAGCTTCCGTGCGAAGTACAAGTCTGGCGAAATGGACGGCGAGACGACACCGTTCATGCTTTGTGGCGACGATGACTGCCCCGGGGTCGTCTATCGGGACGAGGATGACCAGTTGCACTGCAGCGCGAACGCAGACCACGGCCCTGCACACGACACTGGCTACGAACTGGTCCGACTCGGCTACGAGTACCAGACTGACGGGATTCGCGTCGATCTGGATGACACTGCCGAGGCGCACACGTTAGTTCATGGGTTCCGAGTTGCACTCCAGTATCTCGGTGGTGTAAGCATCCGCGAACTCTCGGAGGTCGTCCACGGTGACGGCGTCGTTGACCTGTTCGACGCCCAGGAGGGCGGTGCCGGGGTGACCGGGCTGTTGTTCGAGAGCGGCGACGGACGGGAGAATTTCGAGCAGGCAATTTCCCTTCTTCGCGAGCACTTCCAGTGTGACTGTGACGACGGCTGCCCCCTGTGCCTCTACCAGTACGGTTGCGACACACACAACCGGGGGAGTTCCTTCGATCGCGAGGGGTTATTCGAACGCCTCGATCAGGCTTCAACGGCTGTATTAGCAACTGACGGCGGCACAGGTATTGTGCGAACTAAACCGAACGAAGACATCCAAACTGACACATGA